The genomic DNA TGTCGAACGTGCTGCAGAAGCTCGGCCTGCGCGATCGCGTGCACGCAGTCGTCTACGCCTACGAGCACGGCGTCGTGCGGCCGCAGGGCTGATCCGCACGACGAACGGTCGATCGACCTGTCTGCCGAGGTTCGATCGGGCCGTCGCCGCGCTGCTGCCGAGTTCTGGTGGGGGTGTTCTCGAAACCCGACGCCAAACACGGCATCGACGCCGAGATCTGGACCGACGATGACCGAGCCCACTGCCGCAGAAGCCGCTGCCGACGAAATCTCAAAGGAATGTGAACCGATGGCGCACCGCCGGACATCACTGATTGACGTCGCTTGACGTCGGCAACGGTTTGGAGAATTCATGCGACAGAAGTCATCGCAGGGGTCGTTCTGATGATCGAGAGCTTCGCCGGCACACTGGGCTATGCCGTGGGCATCGTCCTGGCGATCGGGGCTATCGGCGCCGCCATCTACCTCGTCATCGTCCGGTCTCGCCGGTCACGACGCAGGTGAACCGACACGACGGGGCATCAAGGCTGAACGCCCTGATCGCCACGGTCTCGACGACGTCGGCGGCGGAAGCCGTCGCCCGCATGTCAACGGGTTTGTTGTGCTCGACGACGTAGTCGAGGGCTTCCCTCGTCTCGTCGTCCTGAGCCACCTGCAGGCTGCCAGGCTGGCTGATTGCGGTTGCCAGCGAATCCGAGTTGAGCGGCTCCGCGGAGGCGACACCGGTGGTACCGACGAACTTCGCGGCGGCCAGCGCAGCCGTTGCCACGCTCGACGTGAGTATCTTCAATGCTTCTCCTCGATTCAGTCGTGAACCCTGGGAAAGCCACGCTCACCGAGGCAAAGATGCCCGTTGGCTCAGGACGCCCTGTCACGGCGTCGACGCCGGTCGAGGAGGTAGCCGCCACCGCCGAAGACCAGCAGCGCCAGCACTGTCGTCGTTGCCGTCGCGAAAGCCGGATCTTCGACTGAGTTCCACACGTAGGGGCTCACGAACGCGATCACGATCGAAAGTCCGAACCGATTCCAAAGAACATCATCACCTCTCACCCATTGTCCGATTGGCGAGCGGGGCATCCCCGAAACTTGCACCCTTATGTTTGGCCGCACCTTCCTCGTCCCCGCGGAGACGAACCGCTTGGGATGCAATCACGGCGTCCGTGAGCGGGACCAGAACATATACGACTCATTTGGGCCGGCACACGTCGTCCCGCGCCCGACCGACGATTCGCTCGCGCCCGACTGGCATCCGGTTACGCTCGTCGAGCGCTACGGTCCGGGTCGCTGGTTCAGCGCGATCGAGCGCAGGGTCGTGACGATGCTCAGCCGCCCGCGGGACTGAACTCGACCGAGCCGATCAGCCGAGCTCGCGCACTTCGGCCGTTCGCACGCTGGGAGTATCGCCGGTGTTCACCGTGCCGCGCGGCTCGAGCAGCACGAGTTCGACCTCGCCGTCGGCGCGCGGGCAGTGTTCGACGCCCTTCGGCACCACGTACACGTCGCCGGGCCCGAGCTCGACGTCTCCGTCGCGCAGCTGGATGACGAGCGTGCCCGACACCACGAGGAACAGCTCGTCGGTCTCGGGGTGAGAGTGCCTGGTGAACTCGCCGAGCGCCTTCACGACCTTCACGTCGTAGTCGTTCACCCTCGCGAGCCGGTGCGGCGACCAGTGCTCGGAGAACGAGTCGAGTGCGGTGCGCAGGCTCCGCACGTCGTCTTGATTGGTCATCGGCCGGCCTCCACTTCGTCATCGGCATCCTGGACGATCGGCGAGGCATCCGACGAGGCGATCGACGAAGCATCCGCCGAAGCATCCGCCCCGGCCCCCGGCTCCACGCCGGGCGCATCCCCCGGGGCCGACTCGTACCGCTTCGACAACACGCGATACGACTTCGTCGTGAACGCGGCGAGCGCGAGCACCACCATCACCAGCCCGGCGAACACGAACACGAGCGCGATGCCGCGTGCGACACCGTCGCCGACCAGCCAGCCCCACGTACTCTGCCCGTCGGCGCCCTCCATGTAGGGGATGATCCAGAACTCGGCGATCGGCGCGATGAGGAACGCCGTGATCGGCGCAGCCGCAGCCTCGAACGCCTGGGCGAACCCGAACACGCGGCCCTGCGTGCGGAACGGCACCACCTTCTGGATGACGGTCTGCTCGGCCGCCTCCACCGCGGGGATGAGCATCATGTACAGCCAGATGCCGCCGGCGTACAGCCACCACCAGTCGCGCAGCGTGAACAGCGAGCCGAGCACGCCCATGATGACGACGAGCCACAGCATCGTGCGGATGGGGTTGCGGCCGAGCCCGACCTTCGCCACGACCGCACCGCCGATCAGGAACCCGGTCGCGGTGACGGCGAGCACGATGCCCCAGATCTCGACCGGGAACAGCTCGAGGCCGTACGGATCCATGAGCGCCATGTAGACGCCGCCGATCAGGTTGTTGAACGTCGAGAAGATGATGAGCGCGAACAGCCCCGACGCGGCCTTGATGGCCCTGATGCTGCCGCGCAGGTCGAACGTCGACGCGTGCTCGCCCTCGGCTGGCTCGGGCTTCGCCTCGGGGATGCGCACGAACGCGAGGTGCACGAGCGCGAGCAGCGTGAACCCGATCGCGATGACGAGGGTCCACCCCATGCCGAGCAGGCCGATCGCCAGCCCCGAGAACACGCTCGTCACGATGAATGCGAGCCCCTGCACCGTGCCGACGAGCCCGTTCGCGTTCGCGTGACGCTCGACCGGCACGAGCAGCGTCACCGTGGTCGACAGGGCGATGTTGCGCAAGTTCTCGACGACCGCGCCGAACAGGATGACCCCGGTGAACACCCAGAACCACGGCCCGCCCAGGTCGACGAGCGCCTCCTCGGGTTGCGCGAGATAGAGCCCGCCGGCCGCCGCGAACGCGGCCAGCGTGACGACGCTCGACACCAGCATCACCCGGTGCTTGCGATATCGGTCGACGAGCGTGCCGAACAGGATGCCGAACACCGCGACGAGCAGCATGTACGCGCCGCCGATGATGCCGGTCGCGAGCACGGATCTGGTCTCGAGGTACACCCAGAACGTCAGCGCGAACCACAGGAAGCTCGTGGTCACGTTCGCGATGAGCGTATTCACGAGCACCTGCAGGAAGGTGCGCATCCCCGTGGTCGAGGTCGTCGCCTCGGTCATCCTGCGAGCGTAGTCAGCACCTCCGACATCCGCTACAGGCTCCCCGAGCTCATCGAAGGGAGCGAATCCGCCTCGCTTCGACAGGCTCAGCGAGCTCGACAGGCTCAGCGAGCTCGACAGGCTCAGCGAGCTCGTCGAAGGGAACGAATCCGCCTCGCTTCGACAGGCTCAGCGAACTCGACAGGCTCAGCGAACTCGACAGGCTCAGCGAGCTCGACAGGCTCAGCGAGCCTCTCCACCGCAGGGCGGATGCCCCAAGACCCCCCATACGACGGATGCCTCGTCGGCGAGGCATCCGTACCGTGACATCCATGCTCGAACTCGACGGACTCACCAAGCGCTACGGCGACCGCCTCGCGCTCGACGGCGTCAGCTTCGCCGTCGGCGACGGCCGGCTCACCGGCTTCGTCGGCGGCAACGGCGCCGGCAAGACCACCACCATGCGGATCGTCCTCGGCGTGCTGGCCGCGGACGCCGGCGAGGTGCGGCTGGACGGCCGCGCGATCACGGTCGCCGACCGCCGCCGCTTCGGCTACATGCCCGAGGAGCGCGGCCTCTACCCCAAGATGAAGGTGCTCGAGCAGACGGTCTACCTCGCCCGGCTGCACGGCTGGTCGCAGGCGGCCGCCCGCCGCAACGCGACCGAGCTGCTCGAGCGGCTCGGGCTCGAAGAGCGACTGGATGACACGGTCGAGTCGCTCTCGCTCGGCAACCAGCAGCGCGCGCAGATCGCCGCCGCACTCGTGCACCGGCCCGACGTGCTGGTGCTCGACGAGCCGTTCTCGGGCCTCGACCCGATGGCGGTCGACGTCGTGCAGGGTGTGCTCGCCGACGCGGCCGCGCAGGGCGCGCCGGTGCTGTTCTCGAGCCACCAGCTCGACGTCGTCGAGCGGATCTGCGACGACCTCGTGATCATCGCCGACGGCCGCATCCGTGCCGCCGGGTCGCGCGACGCGCTGCGCGAAGAGCACGGCACCGCCCGCTGGGAGCTGCTCACCGGCGGCGACGCCGGCTGGGTGCGCGACGTACCCGGCATCGAGGTGGTCGGCTTCGACGGCGGATGGGCGCTCTTCGAAGCCGAATCGGATGCCTCGCGGCAGGCGGTGCTCGAAGAGGCCGTGCGCCGCGGCGATGTCGTCAGCTTCACCCGCGAGCAGACCACGCTCGCCCAGATCTTCAAGGAGGTCGTGCAATGAGCACCGCCGTTTCAGTGCAGAAGGAGCAGCACGAGCCGCGTTTCAGCGAAACCGTCGGGCTCGTCGCGTCGCGCGAGATCATGTCGCGGCTGCGCAGCAAGGCGTTCGTCATCTCGACGCTCGTGCTCATGCTCGCCGTGCTCGCATCGGTCGTGATCGGCTCGCTCGTGAGCGCCAACCAGGAGCCGCCGAAGGTCGCCGTCGTCGGCGAGGCATCCGACGCGGTCGCCGCGACCGGCCTGCGCTCGGAGCCCGCCGCCGACCTCGACGCGGCCGAGCAGTTGCTGCGCGACGGCGATGTCGACGCGATCGTGGCGCCCACGGCGCTGGTCGAGTCATCCGGCCTGCTCGACGACGCGACGACCGTGACCAGCGGCGCGGATGCCTCGCAGGCCGCATCGGAGGCCGCGTTCGACGTGACCGTGATCGGCCTCGACCAGGCACCCCGCGGCGTGGTGCAGGCGCTCGCGATCACGCCGCCGTTCGCGGTGCTCGACCCGGCGCCCGCCGACCCGCTGCTCGCGTACTTCGTCGCGCTGGGCTTCGGCATCGTGTTCTTCTTCTCGGCGATCACGTTCGGGTCGACGATCGCGCAGTCGGTGGTCGAAGAGAAGCAGACCCGCATCATCGAGATCCTGCTCTCGACGGTCTCGGCGCGGGTCCTGCTCACGGGCAAGGTGATCGGCAACAGCGTGATGGCGTTCGGGCAGATCATCGCGATCGCGGCGCTCGCGATCCTCGGGCTCGCGATCACCGGTCAGCGCGTGCTGCTCGGCGGGATCGGGCCGTCGGTGGTGTGGTTCGTGGTGTTCTTCGCGATCGGGTTCGTCATGCTCGCGGCGCTGTTCGCGGCGACGGCGGCGACCGTCTCGCGTGCCGAAGACGTGGGCAACGTGACCACGCCCGTGACGATGCTCGTGATGATCCCGTACTTCCTGGTGGTGTTCTTCAACGACAACGCAGCGGTGCTCACGATCATGAGCTACGTGCCATTCTCGGCGCCGATCGGCATGCCCGTGCGGATCTTCCTCGAGCAGGCCGAATGGTGGGAGCCGATCGTGTCGCTCGTGATCCTCGTCGCGACGACCGTGGTGGCGGTGCTCGTCGGCGAGCGGATGTACCGCAACTCGCTGCTGCGCACCGGGGCGCGGGTGAAGTTCAGCGAGGCGCTGCGCGGGTAGTTGCCCGTTCGGATGCCTCGGTCGCCGGGGCATCCTCCTCCCGGATCGTCTGTGCCGTCGAACGGGCGGCGAGACTCGCGGCGAGGAACTCGGCCACGTCGAGAAGCTGACGAAGTGCCGCGCCTTCGATCAGCGAGTCCGCCGGCGCCGGCGAACCGGGCCGGTTGTTCGCCTTGTGCTCTTCGTTCCGGGCCCACTTCGTGAGCTCCACGCGACTCGCGATCGGCCCCGAGAAGGCGGCCTTCACCGACTCGGCCACCTTCGCCGGGTTCTTCGCGTCGGGGTGGCCCTTCATGAGGTTCTTGAGCTTGCTGATGACCACGTTGTCGGCGCGCTTCTGCTTCTCGGTCTTCCGGTCGGCGGCGCCCTTGTAGATCATGATCGTGGTCATGCGGGCGTACATGCGCTTGCCCTCGGCCTTCGACACCCGATGCTTCGAGAAGTTGGCGAGGTAGGCCATGATCCAGGCGCGCGGCACGACGTGCTCGCTCTCGAGCCGGTCCTCCTTCGCCCGGGTGTCTTTGCCGCCGTATCCTCGGGATCCCTGATCCTTGTGCCGGCCGATCTCTCCGAGCACGCCTTTCTCGCCCTCGTCGGCGAACTGCTCGCTGGGCGGCACGCCCTGATAGCCGATCCGCTCCCACACGGCTTGGATGAGCTGGGCGAAGTCGGCGATGGCGGCCCGGGTCGCGGCATCGTTCGCGTCGGCGGCGTTCGCCGCGGCGGTCACGGTCGCAGCCTTGGCGATCAGCGCCTTCGCCTCGGCCGCGAGCTCGGGCCGCCCCTTCCGCTTGGCGGTCTCGGCAGCGGCGGCCTGGTGCACGGCGATGGGCGCTTCATGGCTCGCCACCGTGAGCACCGTTCCGCCCCCCGGTCGCGCGGCCAGCTTGAGCGTGTGCGCCTGGCCCTTGACGGAGAACGGCTTCTTGAACAGGCGCAGCACCTTCTGCTTCGCGGCCTCGGCCTTCCCCTTCACCCACGCCTTGCCGGCGGCGACCTTGGCCTTCACCTTCGTGCTGATGCCCTTGATGCCGCGGATGATCGGACCCGCGAGCTTGAGCCCGCCCTTGATGATCGCGTCGATGGCCTTGGTGATGGGCCGCTGGATGGCCTTCAGGATCGAGCGGATCTTCTCGCCGATGCCGCCGATGCCGAGCACGCTGGCCATGAAGCCGATGAGGATCGGCACCATGCGGCCGAGCGCCTGGTCGACCTTGTCGACGACGACGCTCACGTTGCCGCGCGCGATCTCGACGACGCCGTCGAGCACGGTGTTCACGAACTCGGCGATGCGGGCGGCGTTGTTCACGAAGAACATGACGACGTCGTAGATGAGCTTGCAGGCCTTGATGAACGCGGCGGCGGGGTTCAGCAGTCCGATCAGCCATTGGATGCCGGCGACGATGATCTTCGTCACGACGAAGTCCTGCAGCTGCTCCATGATCATGGCCTTGATGTCGCCGATCTTCTCGACGAGCTTCTGCCAGAGGCCGCCGACACCCTGATCCTTCAGCAGGGTGAAGACCTCGACGCCCTTCTCGACCGCGCCCATCGCGGTCTCGCCGATCTGCTTCACGATGCGGGTGCGGATGTTCGTCCAGGTCAGTCCGAAGACGGATGCCACGAGCTTGACGATCCCCTTGATGTCGAAGGTGTCGGGCAGTTCGATGCCGGCGTCGCCGAGCTGCCCGAAGAGCCATGCCATCAGGCCCTTCCTCAGGTGCGTCTCGATGCCGGCGAAGAACTTCTGGATGCCGCCCTTCACGCCGGCGATCAGGTTCCCGAGGAACCGCACCGGCGCGGCGACGATGTCGCCGATGACGCTCACTGCGCGCGCGAGCGCGTTGGTCAGCATGGCCACGAGCTCGCGGATGGTGTTGATGACGGCCTTGATCGCGCCGATCGCCTTGTCGACGAGTCCCTTGTTCTCGGCCTGCAGCGCCTCGATGCGCTCATCGAGGCCCGACCGGGCTTCGACGTACTTCGACGCGAGGGTCTCGACGACCTCGTTCTGCTTGTCGTTCACGTCGCTCTCGAGCTGTTCGAACCGGTCGCCGATCTCGGTCGCCGCTTCGGAGCCGACCTTCTGCAGGTCCTGCGGCAGCGACTTCACGTAGGCGGCGATCTCGGCGCGGCCCTTCGCGATGCGCTGCTTCGCCTTCGTGAGATCCGTGGCGACGATGTCCGCGACCCCCGAGATCACTCCGTCCATGCGCTTCAGGTACAGCTCGCGGCCGGCCTCGTAGAACTCGTCGACCTTGGCGGGCATGCCGAAGAGCTTGTCCTTGGCCCAGCGCAGGCCGCCGAGCCATCCGCCGTACCGATCCGCCTTGTAGGCCGACATCTTCTGCGAGACGTACGACTCGAACGCGGCGCGCGCCGATGCCTCACCGGTCTCGAACGCCTTCTCGACCTTCGGGTCGATGCCGTCGAGCAGCTGCTTCACGTCGGTCTCGGTGGCGGCGAAGATCGACTGGATCTTCGCGGTCACCTCGGCGCGCTTCTGCTCGTCCTTCGACTTCGCCTTGCCCTTCTGCGCGACGAGCTGCGCGAGGGCGGCGACCTTCGACCCCTGCATGCCCTGCATGCCCGCCGCGGCGGTGGCCGAGGCATCCGCCTTGCTCTGCTCGATGGTGGCCTGCTCCTGCGCGCGATACTCTGCGGGGGCGGTGTCGGCGTGCTTGGCGGCCTCCTGCTTGTCGGCCAGCGCGCCCTGGAACTCGGGCTCGTTCGACTCGGCCAGCTGCTGGTCGGTGACGTTCGCCTGCGCCATCTCGTCGCCGACCTGCTGCTTGCCGGCCTGCAGGTTGGTCTGCTCTGGCGGTGCGGGCTTCGGCACGGCTCCGGCGGCGGGCACGGATGGCGCGGGGCCCGGGTTCTCGGGCGCGAGCGGCGTCACGGGCTTGGCGACCGCCTTCGAGGTGTCGGGCGGAGCATCCGTCGCCTGTTCGATGTCCTTCGCCGACTCGTTCGTGCCCTGGCCGACGAGCCCCTTGATCTCGCCCTTCACGTCGCCGGCCTTGCCCGACTTCGCCGCGTCGTCGGCCTCTTTCAGCGTCTTCGGCGACTTCGCCTCGATCGCGGCCTTCACCGCGGCGATGAACGCCTTCTTGTCGAACGTCCCGGGCTGCTGCGCGTCCATCTGGTCGGCCTTGGCGGCCTTCGCCTGCCCGGCCATATCGTCGGCGGGCGCGACCGCGGCGCCCTGCGCCTCCTGCGCCTTCGACGCGGCGGTGGGGTGGGCCCGCTTCGCGGCAGCCGTCGCCTTCACGCCGCCGGTGACCTTCGCGAACGCGGGATCCTGCGCGGGCTTGGTGTGCGCGGGCGGCTCGGGCGGGAGCAGCAGCTTGTCGGCGCTGAGCGGTGCGGATGCCGCGGCGCCCGCGGCGGCGAGACCGGCGCCGGCACCACCGCCCGCGATCACCGCGCCGGGCGCGCCCGCGCCCGCTACCGGCTTCGCACCTTTGGCGCCCCCGACTGCGGGCTTCGGCTTCGCCGCCGCCGCTTTGCCGAGCGGCGAAATCGCCGGCACCGGCTTCGGCGGCGGCACGGGCTTCTTCGCCGCGACCGAGCCCGGGCCGAACCCCGTCTTCGTCACGGCGAGCGCCGCAGCCGGCGGTTTGGTGCCCTCGAGGTCGACGGGGACGCCGACCGCCTTGGCCTGCTTGAGCCCCCGCTCGACGGTGTCGATCGCCGGCTCATCGCGGCGCAGTTCACGCAGCGCGGCGTCGATCTCGGATCCCGCCTGCTCGCTCGGCCACTTCAGCTTCGCCGACATGAGCGCGCTGACCGCCGCGTTGCCTGCGGTGCGCTGCAGCGCGAGCACCGCGCCGGCTCGGCCCGCGGGGCCGTGCGGTGCCGTGCCGGCGCCCCGATGCCGGGCGTCGGCGAGCGCGCTGGTCACGGCAGCCCTCGTGGCGACCGAGTGCGGTGCGCCGGCCATGCTTCGAGTCTCGCCGAGGGTCGCGGCATCCGACCCGCCCGCGACGCACCCGATGGGGCACGCCCGGCCGCCCGATCGGGCACCCCCACCCTCCCGCCGATGCAAGGATGGTTCGGTGAACCAGCTCCACGACACGGCTATCCGCGACTTCGCCAGCGACAACTACTCCGGTGTGCACCCCGAGGTGCTCGACGCGATCGCCGCGGCGAACGGCGGCCACCAGGTCGCCTACGGCGAAGACCAGTACACCGAGCGTCTGCAACAGGTGTTCGCGCAGCACTTCGGCGAGGGCGTCGAGGCGTTCCCGGTGTTCAACGGCACCGGCGCGAACGTGACCGCGCTGCAGTCGATGCTGCCCCGCTGGGGTGCGGTCATCAGCGCGAAGACGGCGCACATCAACTCCGACGAGGGCGGTGCGCCCGAGCGCGTCGGCGGCATGAAGCTGCTGACCGTCGAGACGCCCGACGGCAAGCTCACGCCCGAGCTCGTCGACCGCGAGGCGTGGGGCTGGGGCGACGAGCACCGCGCGCAGCCGGTCGTCGTGTCGATCACGCAGACCACCGAGCTCGGCACGGCGTACACCGCCGACGAGATCCGTGCGCTCGCCGATCATGCCCACGGGCACGGCATGAAGCTGCACCTCGACGGCGCCCGCCTCGCGAACGCGGCGGCATCGCTCGACCTGCCGCTGCGCGCGTTCACCCGCGACGCCGGCGTCGACGTGCTGAGCTTCGGCGGCACCAAGAACGGTGCGCTCGGCGCCGAGGCGATCGTGGTGCTGAACCCCGAGGCATCCGAGGGGCTGATCTACCTGCGCAAGCTCAACATGCAGCTCGCGTCGAAGATGCGGTTCGTGTCAGCCCAGCTGATCGCGCTGCTCGACGGCGATCTGTGGCTGCGCAGCGCCGCGCATGCGAACGCGATGGCCCGCCGCCTGCGCGACGCGCTCGACGCCGGCATCGCGTCGGGCGAGCTGCACGGGCTCGGCTTCACGCAGCAAACTCAGTCGAACGGCGTGTTCGCGACGCTGCCCGCGGGGGTGGCCGACAAGCTGCGGGCGTGCGGGTTCCGGTTCTACGACTGGGATGCCTCGCGCAACGAGGTGCGCTGGATGTGCTCGTTCGACACGGCCGAGGCCGACATCGACGCGTTCGTCGCCGCGATCCGCGAGGAACTCGCGGCCGCGAACTGACCCTGGGGAATACGTCCAGGTTCGATACGTTTGAATGGAGCGGGTCGATGGCGCCCCGAGCTCCATCCGAATCATCCGTACCGTTCGAAAGCTGCACCGCCATGACGCTCGTCACCGACCTCACGTCGCGCAAGGCCGACACCACCGCACCGCTCATCGATCCCCTCATCGAGCGGTGGAGCCCCCGCGCCTACGACCCCGCTGCCGAGGTCTCGACCGACGTGCTGCGCACCATCCTCGAAGCCGCGCGCTGGGCGCCGTCGGCGAACAACACGCAGCCGTGGCGCTTCATCGTCGCCCGCCGCGGCGGCGACGCGTTCACGACCGTGCATGACGCGCTGATGGGGTTCAACCGGGCCTGGGCCGACTCCGCCGCCGTGCTCATCGTGAACCTCGCCGAGACCGTCGACGACGAGGGCCGCCAGCGTCCGTGGGCGCGCTACGACCTCGGCCAGGCCGTCGCGCACCTCACCGTGCAGGCGCAGCACGAGGGCCTGCACACCCACCAGATGGGCGGGTTCGACGGCGCCCGCCTCGCCGAGGCGTTCGGGCTCGGCGAGCACGTCGAGGTCGTCTCCGTCACCGCGATCGGCGTGCTCGGCGACGTCGACGCGCTGTCCGAGACGCTGCGCGAGCGCGAGGTCGCCCCCCGCTCGCGCAAGCCGCTCGAGGAGCTGGTGGTCGCCGCGGGCTGAGGTCGCCCGGTACGGCCTGGGGGCCTGGCGCGCGCGGGCCGAGGCGGTGTGCCGTTCGCGCGCCCGCGCCGCACGGAGGAGTTCTGGTGCGACACGCCGGGCCGCTCCCGCGACACGCCGCTCGGCCCTCCGGATCTCCTACGACGTGCGCATCACGTGCGCCGGTCGGGCCGGTCGGATGTCTCGACCGCTCGTGATCGACGGCGGCCCGTTCAGCTCGCAGTTCTGGGCAACGGTGGCACGAGCGCGCGCAACGCCCAACCGAACAGCAGGAACAGCAGACCCGCCGCGGCCGCGAACAACGCGACCCCGTACGAGACGACCGACGTGAACAGCGACGCGCGCAGGAACGACGCGTTCGCCATCGTCGCCCGCACCGGGTCGTCCTGCGAGAGCTGGGCGAAGGTCTTGCCGCCGCTCGCGGCGAGCGCGTGCTCGCGGATGATCTCGGCCTGCACATAGGCGGTCAGCGGGCCGCTGACCTGCTGCCCCTGGAAGGCCATCGCGTCGTCGGGCACCGTGATGCTCTCGGCACGCAACTCGGTGGTCACCATGATCCACGCCAGGATCGCCACGATGATGAGCAGGATGCCGCCGATGATGCCGGCGAGCCCCACCAATCGCACCCCCTTCACGCGTCCGGCACTCAGCACCGCGGTGCCTGTCTCGAAATCCTCTGCGGACATGGCGGCCTCCCCTCGTCGCGCCTCGTTCCCCCGGGGCGTCTGCGCTCACGTTATCGAGCGGCGGCGGCCGGAGGGAAGCGCCGCGCGCAACGAGCGTGCGACTCGACGGCTCGGCGAGGCGCCCCGCGACCCCGCATGCGCACGCTCACGTGCGTGCACCCCTGTCGGGGGGTTGCGGCAGAATGTCCCGAGTGATCAGCGCGCGCTCCTTCTGGCACTCCCTTCCCATCGAGGGGCGGTGGCTGCTGTCGACGGTCGCATTCCAGACCCTCGGGCGCGGGCTCACCCTGCCGTTCACGATCATCTACCTGCACGAGGTGCGCGGGTTCGACCTCGGGT from Agromyces larvae includes the following:
- a CDS encoding aromatic ring-opening dioxygenase LigA, whose translation is MSAEDFETGTAVLSAGRVKGVRLVGLAGIIGGILLIIVAILAWIMVTTELRAESITVPDDAMAFQGQQVSGPLTAYVQAEIIREHALAASGGKTFAQLSQDDPVRATMANASFLRASLFTSVVSYGVALFAAAAGLLFLLFGWALRALVPPLPRTAS